Proteins from a genomic interval of Chanodichthys erythropterus isolate Z2021 chromosome 8, ASM2448905v1, whole genome shotgun sequence:
- the gpr19 gene encoding probable G-protein coupled receptor 19 has translation MVYFLSMEGVKPSFHSAVLFNYSDRNDSFTPPSGSPAPLICRLDASSSAASLQSNGSLTSYDLTPAEVTLLGLVFGVFWVISVLGNSLVCLVIHRSRRTQSTTNYFVVSMACADLLLSLACAPLVLLQVSAGHWPLTAAACKAVRYLQHLCPGVQVYVLLSICVDRFYTIVYPLSFKVSREKAKRMILASWLFDAAFVSPCLFFYGSSTSRNHCDFFLADSWDGLAYAVAHLLFGFLVPALLIVSFYQRVVRYIWRIGADGRTVRRTMNIVPRTKVKTIKMFLMLNGMFLLTWTPFYVAQLWHPKEASGSGRQGALFFIAVAWISFSSTASKPTLYSVYNANFRRGMRETFCMSSMKCYRSNAYTITASSRIAKKNYVGVVDLPVPAKTLIKDSVYDTFDREAKEKKLAWPISANPPNTFV, from the coding sequence ATGGTGTACTTCCTGTCCATGGAGGGCGTAAAGCCTTCGTTCCACTCCGCCGTCCTCTTCAACTACTCCGACAGGAACGATTCCTTCACGCCGCCGTCCGGATCGCCGGCGCCGCTCATCTGTCGTCTGGACGCCTCCTCGTCCGCCGCCTCCCTCCAGAGCAACGGCTCGCTGACCTCGTACGACCTGACCCCGGCTGAGGTCACGCTCCTCGGGCTCGTCTTCGGGGTGTTCTGGGTCATATCGGTTCTGGGAAACTCGCTGGTGTGTCTGGTGATCCATCGGAGCCGCAGAACTCAGTCGACGACCAACTACTTCGTGGTGTCCATGGCGTGCGCGGACCTGCTGCTGAGTCTGGCCTGCGCGCCGCTGGTTCTGCTGCAGGTGTCGGCGGGTCACTGGCCTCTGACCGCGGCCGCGTGTAAGGCCGTGCGCTACCTGCAGCACCTGTGCCCCGGCGTCCAGGTCTACGTGCTTCTGTCCATCTGCGTGGACCGGTTCTACACCATCGTGTACCCGCTGAGCTTTAAAGTGTCCCGCGAGAAGGCCAAGCGGATGATTTTGGCGTCCTGGCTCTTCGACGCGGCCTTCGTGTCGCCGTGCTTGTTCTTCTACGGATCCTCCACGTCTCGAAACCACTGCGACTTCTTCCTGGCGGACAGCTGGGACGGGTTGGCGTACGCGGTCGCGCACTTGCTCTTCGGGTTTTTGGTGCCGGCGCTGCTCATCGTGTCCTTCTACCAGCGGGTGGTGCGGTACATCTGGAGGATCGGCGCAGACGGGCGAACGGTGCGCAGGACCATGAACATCGTCCCCAGGACTAAAGTCAAAACCATAAAGATGTTCCTGATGCTCAACGGCATGTTTCTGCTCACCTGGACGCCGTTTTACGTAGCACAGCTGTGGCACCCGAAGGAGGCGTCGGGCTCCGGCAGACAGGGGGCGCTGTTCTTCATCGCCGTGGCTTGGATCTCCTTCAGCTCCACGGCGTCCAAACCCACGCTCTACTCCGTGTACAACGCCAACTTCAGGCGCGGCATGAGAGAGACGTTCTGCATGTCGTCCATGAAGTGTTACCGCAGTAACGCCTACACCATCACCGCCAGCTCGCGGATTGCGAAAAAGAACTACGTGGGCGTGGTCGATCTGCCCGTGCCGGCAAAGACCCTCATCAAAGACTCGGTTTACGACACTTTTGACCGAGAAGCGAAGGAGAAGAAATTAGCATGGCCTATTAGCGCTAACCCACCCAACACTTTTGTGTAA
- the tbk1 gene encoding serine/threonine-protein kinase TBK1 isoform X1, which translates to MQSTANYLWMMSDLLGQGATANVYRGRHKKTGDLYAVKVFNNLSFLRPLDVQMREFEVLKKLNHKNIVKLFAVEEESNTRHKVLVMEYCPCGSLYTVLEEPTNAYGLPEDEFLIVLQDVVAGMNHLREYGIVHRDIKPGNIMRVIGEDGRSVYKLTDFGAARELEDDEQFVSLYGTEEYLHPDMYERAVLRKDHQKKYGATVDLWSIGVTFYHAATGSLPFRPFEGPRRNKEVMYKIITEKPPGAISGHQKFENGKIEWSSEMPISCSLSKGLQSLLTPVLANILEADQEKCWGFDQFFAETSDILHRIVVYVFSLQQATLHHIYIHTYNTANLFQELLFRRTNITPSHQDFLYEGRRLILEPNRQAQTFPKTSRENPIMLLSRDPVNTVGLLFEDPSPPKVQPRYDLDLDASYAKHVSKDVSRVSAQTFAGDVGYLWKTSDSLLLYQELVRKAVRGLNELIKDEYGETMHKKAEVIHACNYCSQSLERTEQLCEVLMQGNMLSAEYDEIRDTRKKVMRLSSSLASMEQTLQDISTMFLPGGSLTDTWTQQVGTHPEDRNVEKIKVLLDAISAIYQQFKKDKAERRLPYNEEQIHKFDKQKLVLHATKARALFTDECAMKYRLFISKSEEWMKKFHHVRKHLLSLTGQFGSMEQEVTLLMQRVYKLMEQLPQKMMPMTAGGIKPQAYLSPSTLVEMTLGMKKLKEEMEGVVKELAENNLFLERFGTLTVDGGIRAVDRM; encoded by the exons ATGCAGAGTACGGCGAACTACCTGTGGATGATGTCCGACCTGCTGGGTCAGGGAGCCACAGCCAATGTGTACCGCGGTAGACACAAG AAAACCGGTGACCTCTACGCTGTCAAAGTGTTCAACAACCTGAGCTTCCTGCGGCCGCTGGACGTCCAGATGAGGGAGTTTGAGGTGCTGAAAAAACTGAACCACAAAAACATCGTCAAGCTCTTCGCCGTGGAGGAGGAG TCGAACACGCGTCACAAGGTGTTGGTGATGGAGTATTGTCCCTGCGGCAGCCTGTACACGGTGCTGGAGGAGCCGACCAACGCTTACGGCCTCCCGGAGGACGAGTTCCTCATCGTTCTGCAGGATGTTG TGGCAGGAATGAATCATCTGAGAGAGTACGGGATCGTCCATCGAGACATCAAGCCTGGGAACATCATGCGTGTGATCGGAGAAGACGGACGATCCGTCTATAAGCTGACCGACTTCGGAGCCGCGCGCGAGCTGGAAGACGACGAGCAGTTCGTGTCCCTCTACGGCACTGAGGAATATCTG CACCCTGACATGTACGAGCGAGCGGTGCTGAGGAAAGACCACCAGAAGAAATACGGAGCCACGGTGGATCTGTGGAGCATCGGAGTCACGTTTTATCACGCCGCCACCGGCAGCCTGCCGTTCAGACCCTTCGAAGGGCCGCGCAGGAACAAAGAAGTCAT GTATAAGATCATCACAGAGAAGCCGCCGGGCGCGATCTCAGGCCATCAGAAGTTTGAGAACGGAAAGATCGAGTGGAGCTCAGAGATGCCGATCTCCTGCAGCCTCTCAAA gggtCTTCAGAGTCTCCTCACTCCAGTGCTGGCCAACATCCTGGAGGCTGACCAGGAGAAATGTTGGGGCTTCGACCAGTTCTTCGCCGAGACCAGCGATATCTTGCACCGCATCGTGGTCTACGTCTTCAGTCTGCAGCAGGCGACGCTCCACCACATCTACATTCACACATACAACAC GGCGAATCTCTTTCAGGAGCTGCTCTTCAGACGGACCAACATAACGCCGTCCCATCAGGACTTCCTCTATGAGGGCAGACGTCTCATCCTCGAACCCAACCGTCAGGCTCAGACCTTCCCCAAGACCTCCAGAGAAAATCCCATCATGCTGCTCAGCAGAGACCCCGTCAACACCGTCGGCCTGCTGTTTGAAGACC CCAGCCCACCTAAAGTACAGCCGCGCTACGACCTGGATTTGGATGCCAGCTATGCTAAG CATGTTAGTAAAGATGTCAGCCGTGTTTCTGCTCAGACGTTCGCAGGTGACGTGGGATATCTGTGGAAGACGTCCGATTCTTTGCTTTTGTACCAGGAGCTGGTGAGGAAAGCCGTCCGAGGCCTGAA CGAGCTGATCAAAGACGAGTACGGCGAGACGATGCACAAGAAGGCGGAGGTGATTCACGCGTGTAACTACTGCAGCCAATCGCTGGAGAGAACCGAGCAGCT gtGTGAGGTTCTGATGCAGGGCAACATGTTGTCGGCGGAATATGATGAAATCCGGGACACGAGGAAGAAGGTGATGCGG CTGTCCAGCTCTCTGGCCTCAATGGAGCAGACGCTGCAGGACATCAGCACCATGTTCCTGCCGGGAGGAAGTCTGACCGACACGTGGACGCAGCAAGTGGGAACGCATCCGGAAGACAGGAA TGTGGAGAAGATCAAAGTTCTGCTGGACGCCATCAGCGCCATCTACCAGCAGTTCAAGAAGGACAAGGCCGAGAGAC GTTTGCCGTATAACGAAGAACAGATCCACAAGTTTGACAA GCAAAAGCTCGTTCTTCACGCCACCAAAGCGCGGGCGCTCTTCACAGACGAGTGTGCCATGAAATATCGCCTCTTCATCTCCAAGAGCGAGGAATGGATGAA GAAGTTCCATCACGTGCGGAAGCACCTCCTGTCTCTGACCGGTCAGTTCGGCAGCATGGAACAGGAAGTGACCCTGCTCATGCAGCGCGTGTATAAA ctgATGGAGCAGCTCCCTCAGAAGATGATGCCCATGACGGCCGGTGGAATCAAACCGCAGGCGTATCTCAGTCCGAGCACACTGGTGGAGATGACGCTGGG GATGAAGAAGCTGAAGGAGGAGATGGAGGGAGTGGTGAAGGAGCTGGCGGAGAACAACCTGTTCCTGGAGAG GTTCGGCACGCTGACGGTGGACGGCGGCATCAGGGCCGTGGATCGCATGTGA
- the crebl2 gene encoding cAMP-responsive element-binding protein-like 2 has product MDDSKMVAVKVKKPGKRGRKPAKIDLKAKLERSRQSARECRARKKLRYQYLEELVSSKERAICALREELDMYKQWCLAMDQGKIPSEIKALLTGDEQKAPQSSSNKIPKNGKYGSTANKTS; this is encoded by the exons ATGGATGACAGTAAG ATGGTGGCTGTTAAAGTGAAGAAACCAGGCAAACGCGGCCGCAAACCTGCCAAGATCGACCTGAAGGCCAAGCTGGAGCGCAGCCGTCAGAGCGCCCGAGAGTGTCGCGCCCGAAAGAAGCTGCGCTACCAGTATCTGGAGGAGCTGGTGTCCAGCAAAGAGAGAGCCATCTGTGCGCTGCGAGAGGAGCTGGACATG TACAAGCAGTGGTGTTTGGCCATGGATCAGGGGAAGATCCCGTCGGAAATCAAAGCCCTTTTAACCGGAGACGAGCAGAAAGCGCCTCAGAGCTCCAGCAACAAGATCCCCAAGAACGGCAAGTACGGATCCACCGCCAACAAGACGTCTTAG
- the c8h11orf98 gene encoding uncharacterized protein C11orf98 homolog — protein sequence MAPGGKINRPKTELAKNLFKRRRVQSREKKKNKRITGAVIDRDLITKHHLKKRSSSSRANITLSGKKRRKLIKQLVHMEREKGETRNPPAAVTQKPVRIRGKPAAEAEVMDVE from the exons GAACTGGCAAAGAATCTGTTCAAGAGACGGAGAGTTCAGAGTcgagagaagaagaagaacaagaGAATCACAGGAGCCGTGATCGACCGAGACCTGATCACCAAACACCACCTGAAGAAGAGgag CTCCAGCTCCAGGGCGAACATCACTCTCTCAGGGAAGAAGCGCAGGAAGTTGATCAAGCAGTTGGTGCACATGGAGCGAGAGAAAG GCGAGACGAGGAATCCTCCCGCTGCTGTCACTCAGAAACCCGTCAGGATCCGTGGAAAACCTGCGGCGGAAGCAGAAGTGATGGATGTGGAATAG
- the tbk1 gene encoding serine/threonine-protein kinase TBK1 isoform X2: protein MQSTANYLWMMSDLLGQGATANVYRGRHKKTGDLYAVKVFNNLSFLRPLDVQMREFEVLKKLNHKNIVKLFAVEEESNTRHKVLVMEYCPCGSLYTVLEEPTNAYGLPEDEFLIVLQDVVAGMNHLREYGIVHRDIKPGNIMRVIGEDGRSVYKLTDFGAARELEDDEQFVSLYGTEEYLHPDMYERAVLRKDHQKKYGATVDLWSIGVTFYHAATGSLPFRPFEGPRRNKEVMYKIITEKPPGAISGHQKFENGKIEWSSEMPISCSLSKGLQSLLTPVLANILEADQEKCWGFDQFFAETSDILHRIVVYVFSLQQATLHHIYIHTYNTANLFQELLFRRTNITPSHQDFLYEGRRLILEPNRQAQTFPKTSRENPIMLLSRDPVNTVGLLFEDPSPPKVQPRYDLDLDASYAKTFAGDVGYLWKTSDSLLLYQELVRKAVRGLNELIKDEYGETMHKKAEVIHACNYCSQSLERTEQLCEVLMQGNMLSAEYDEIRDTRKKVMRLSSSLASMEQTLQDISTMFLPGGSLTDTWTQQVGTHPEDRNVEKIKVLLDAISAIYQQFKKDKAERRLPYNEEQIHKFDKQKLVLHATKARALFTDECAMKYRLFISKSEEWMKKFHHVRKHLLSLTGQFGSMEQEVTLLMQRVYKLMEQLPQKMMPMTAGGIKPQAYLSPSTLVEMTLGMKKLKEEMEGVVKELAENNLFLERFGTLTVDGGIRAVDRM from the exons ATGCAGAGTACGGCGAACTACCTGTGGATGATGTCCGACCTGCTGGGTCAGGGAGCCACAGCCAATGTGTACCGCGGTAGACACAAG AAAACCGGTGACCTCTACGCTGTCAAAGTGTTCAACAACCTGAGCTTCCTGCGGCCGCTGGACGTCCAGATGAGGGAGTTTGAGGTGCTGAAAAAACTGAACCACAAAAACATCGTCAAGCTCTTCGCCGTGGAGGAGGAG TCGAACACGCGTCACAAGGTGTTGGTGATGGAGTATTGTCCCTGCGGCAGCCTGTACACGGTGCTGGAGGAGCCGACCAACGCTTACGGCCTCCCGGAGGACGAGTTCCTCATCGTTCTGCAGGATGTTG TGGCAGGAATGAATCATCTGAGAGAGTACGGGATCGTCCATCGAGACATCAAGCCTGGGAACATCATGCGTGTGATCGGAGAAGACGGACGATCCGTCTATAAGCTGACCGACTTCGGAGCCGCGCGCGAGCTGGAAGACGACGAGCAGTTCGTGTCCCTCTACGGCACTGAGGAATATCTG CACCCTGACATGTACGAGCGAGCGGTGCTGAGGAAAGACCACCAGAAGAAATACGGAGCCACGGTGGATCTGTGGAGCATCGGAGTCACGTTTTATCACGCCGCCACCGGCAGCCTGCCGTTCAGACCCTTCGAAGGGCCGCGCAGGAACAAAGAAGTCAT GTATAAGATCATCACAGAGAAGCCGCCGGGCGCGATCTCAGGCCATCAGAAGTTTGAGAACGGAAAGATCGAGTGGAGCTCAGAGATGCCGATCTCCTGCAGCCTCTCAAA gggtCTTCAGAGTCTCCTCACTCCAGTGCTGGCCAACATCCTGGAGGCTGACCAGGAGAAATGTTGGGGCTTCGACCAGTTCTTCGCCGAGACCAGCGATATCTTGCACCGCATCGTGGTCTACGTCTTCAGTCTGCAGCAGGCGACGCTCCACCACATCTACATTCACACATACAACAC GGCGAATCTCTTTCAGGAGCTGCTCTTCAGACGGACCAACATAACGCCGTCCCATCAGGACTTCCTCTATGAGGGCAGACGTCTCATCCTCGAACCCAACCGTCAGGCTCAGACCTTCCCCAAGACCTCCAGAGAAAATCCCATCATGCTGCTCAGCAGAGACCCCGTCAACACCGTCGGCCTGCTGTTTGAAGACC CCAGCCCACCTAAAGTACAGCCGCGCTACGACCTGGATTTGGATGCCAGCTATGCTAAG ACGTTCGCAGGTGACGTGGGATATCTGTGGAAGACGTCCGATTCTTTGCTTTTGTACCAGGAGCTGGTGAGGAAAGCCGTCCGAGGCCTGAA CGAGCTGATCAAAGACGAGTACGGCGAGACGATGCACAAGAAGGCGGAGGTGATTCACGCGTGTAACTACTGCAGCCAATCGCTGGAGAGAACCGAGCAGCT gtGTGAGGTTCTGATGCAGGGCAACATGTTGTCGGCGGAATATGATGAAATCCGGGACACGAGGAAGAAGGTGATGCGG CTGTCCAGCTCTCTGGCCTCAATGGAGCAGACGCTGCAGGACATCAGCACCATGTTCCTGCCGGGAGGAAGTCTGACCGACACGTGGACGCAGCAAGTGGGAACGCATCCGGAAGACAGGAA TGTGGAGAAGATCAAAGTTCTGCTGGACGCCATCAGCGCCATCTACCAGCAGTTCAAGAAGGACAAGGCCGAGAGAC GTTTGCCGTATAACGAAGAACAGATCCACAAGTTTGACAA GCAAAAGCTCGTTCTTCACGCCACCAAAGCGCGGGCGCTCTTCACAGACGAGTGTGCCATGAAATATCGCCTCTTCATCTCCAAGAGCGAGGAATGGATGAA GAAGTTCCATCACGTGCGGAAGCACCTCCTGTCTCTGACCGGTCAGTTCGGCAGCATGGAACAGGAAGTGACCCTGCTCATGCAGCGCGTGTATAAA ctgATGGAGCAGCTCCCTCAGAAGATGATGCCCATGACGGCCGGTGGAATCAAACCGCAGGCGTATCTCAGTCCGAGCACACTGGTGGAGATGACGCTGGG GATGAAGAAGCTGAAGGAGGAGATGGAGGGAGTGGTGAAGGAGCTGGCGGAGAACAACCTGTTCCTGGAGAG GTTCGGCACGCTGACGGTGGACGGCGGCATCAGGGCCGTGGATCGCATGTGA